In one Streptomyces sp. T12 genomic region, the following are encoded:
- a CDS encoding TIGR03620 family F420-dependent LLM class oxidoreductase codes for MMNLGTFGIYTFDFEHQPAAQLRDSVQELEQQGWRAVWFPEAGGREALTQAGYLLSCTERLHVVNGIAQIWSRGAAATHAASALLADAYPGRHVLGLGFGGARPGVKPLAAMAEYVDELDALAKESPNPAPQTPVRRILAAYGPKMIALARDRSAGAHTYHVNTAHTAQAREILGPDVFLGVEHAVLLEPDPDKARATAREHLDIYLNTPYNIAKFRRLGYSDEEIAHGGSDRIVDDLVFWGDVDTVVDKLRAHVTAGADHVAVQVIGTEPGGTAMPHWRRLGEALLPPTAS; via the coding sequence ATGATGAACCTCGGAACCTTCGGCATCTACACCTTCGACTTCGAGCACCAGCCGGCCGCGCAGTTACGCGACTCGGTACAGGAGTTGGAACAGCAAGGCTGGCGGGCGGTGTGGTTCCCCGAGGCGGGCGGGCGTGAGGCGCTCACCCAGGCCGGCTATCTGCTCTCCTGCACCGAACGGCTGCACGTGGTCAACGGCATCGCCCAGATCTGGTCGCGCGGGGCGGCGGCGACGCACGCCGCGAGTGCCCTGCTGGCCGACGCCTACCCGGGACGGCATGTGCTCGGCCTGGGATTCGGCGGCGCACGGCCGGGTGTCAAGCCACTTGCGGCGATGGCCGAGTACGTCGACGAACTGGACGCGCTCGCGAAGGAGTCACCCAACCCCGCGCCACAGACCCCGGTACGCCGCATCCTGGCCGCGTACGGTCCCAAGATGATCGCCCTGGCCCGGGACCGCTCCGCCGGCGCGCACACCTACCACGTCAACACGGCCCACACCGCCCAGGCCAGGGAGATCCTCGGCCCCGACGTGTTCCTGGGCGTAGAGCACGCGGTGCTCCTGGAGCCGGACCCCGACAAGGCCCGCGCGACGGCGCGCGAGCACCTGGACATCTACCTCAACACCCCTTACAACATCGCCAAGTTCCGCCGCCTGGGCTACTCGGACGAGGAGATCGCGCACGGCGGCAGCGACCGCATCGTGGACGACCTCGTGTTCTGGGGCGACGTGGACACGGTGGTGGACAAGCTCCGCGCCCACGTCACAGCGGGTGCCGACCACGTCGCCGTACAAGTGATCGGCACCGAACCGGGCGGCACCGCGATGCCGCACTGGCGGCGACTGGGTGAGGCGCTGCTGCCGCCGACGGCGTCCTGA
- a CDS encoding helix-turn-helix transcriptional regulator encodes MTDAATSPDADLVGALKALANPVRLQLLAWLREPERHFSQYEAIADPAEVGVCVSHIQAKAGLAQSTVSAYMAELQRAGLVRATRVGKWTHYKRDEARIAELVARLGRTL; translated from the coding sequence ATGACCGACGCTGCGACCTCACCGGATGCGGATCTGGTCGGCGCTCTGAAGGCGCTGGCCAACCCGGTGCGCCTGCAACTGCTGGCGTGGCTGCGCGAGCCCGAGCGGCACTTCTCGCAGTACGAGGCGATCGCGGACCCGGCCGAGGTGGGGGTCTGCGTGAGCCACATCCAGGCCAAGGCCGGGCTGGCCCAGTCGACGGTGTCGGCGTACATGGCCGAACTGCAGCGGGCGGGTCTCGTGCGGGCGACGCGGGTGGGCAAGTGGACCCACTACAAGCGGGACGAGGCGCGGATCGCCGAGCTGGTCGCCCGGCTCGGCCGGACTCTCTAG
- a CDS encoding ABC transporter permease encodes MFFDSDLLMSALRALTPILLAALGGAICERAGVFNIGLEGMMLMGCFTAVATSWFTGSPWLGVLAAALAAAGYSLILAVGAVTLRGDAVVLGVAMNLLAVGLTGFLLRTVFGVQGTFDDPSLAGLPLIGGFTPLTYLSWAAVAVAAVLLSRHVWGLRLRGVGEAPDAAATLGVSPVRYKYGAILVSGVLCGLAGAQLALGNVTLFTENMTAGRGWIAVVAVMLGRAAPVGVLLAALLFGLAEAAGFRLQGLGLPQQATDAAPYVVTLGALFLTTARRRRRIRPSGAAS; translated from the coding sequence ATGTTCTTCGACTCCGATCTGCTGATGTCGGCGCTGCGCGCGCTCACCCCGATCCTGCTGGCCGCGCTCGGCGGCGCGATCTGCGAGCGGGCGGGCGTGTTCAACATCGGCCTCGAAGGCATGATGCTGATGGGCTGCTTCACGGCGGTGGCCACCAGCTGGTTCACCGGCAGCCCTTGGCTCGGCGTCCTGGCGGCGGCGCTCGCGGCGGCCGGGTACTCGCTGATCCTGGCCGTGGGTGCGGTGACGCTGCGCGGGGACGCGGTCGTTCTGGGCGTGGCCATGAATCTCCTGGCCGTCGGCCTGACCGGCTTCCTGCTGCGTACGGTCTTCGGCGTGCAGGGCACCTTTGACGACCCGTCGCTCGCCGGGCTCCCGCTGATCGGTGGCTTCACCCCGCTCACCTATCTGTCGTGGGCGGCGGTCGCGGTGGCCGCGGTGCTGCTGTCCCGGCACGTGTGGGGGCTCAGGCTCCGCGGGGTCGGCGAGGCTCCGGACGCGGCGGCGACCCTCGGGGTGAGCCCGGTCAGGTACAAGTACGGGGCGATCCTGGTCTCCGGTGTCCTGTGCGGGCTGGCGGGCGCCCAACTCGCCCTGGGTAACGTCACCTTGTTCACCGAGAACATGACCGCGGGCCGCGGCTGGATCGCCGTCGTCGCCGTCATGCTCGGCCGCGCCGCCCCGGTCGGTGTCCTGCTGGCCGCCCTGTTGTTCGGCCTCGCCGAGGCGGCCGGCTTCCGCCTCCAGGGCCTCGGTCTGCCGCAGCAGGCGACCGACGCCGCGCCGTACGTCGTCACGCTCGGCGCCCTGTTCCTCACGACGGCCCGCCGCCGTCGCCGTATCCGCCCCTCCGGAGCCGCTTCATGA
- a CDS encoding ABC transporter ATP-binding protein has product MTPPQADVDGGAGAADVAVELRGITKRFPGTLANDAVDLTVRRGEIHALMGENGAGKSTLMSILYGMERADAGTVRIDGQAVKYGFASPSDAMAAGLGMVHQSFKLFDSLTVAENVVYAAEPRRFGLVDRAAARRRVRELAEEHGLSVDPDARVGDLPVGLRQRVEILKLLHRGARTLILDEPTAVLTPAEADALFAVLKSLAAEGRTVILVTHKLREVLEGSDHVTVLRDGRVVARLITAETSADEIAAAMTGRAVELDRIHAPGTPGEVVLDTTGLSTDAVHDITLSVRAGEIVGIAGVAGNGQSELVEALAGLRPVTAGRVRLKDDDITHASATERRLKGLAYVPEDRHAVGTAPAASVADNLAMGHHRTSLSHRGLLPPTSVRAHARRLIERFGIKASTPDVPASALSGGNLQKLLIGRELAHDAPLLLVEQPTRGVDIGAIQNIHDQLIAYRDAGHAVLLVSAELSEIRGLADRVLVMYEGRITTTYDKTEADERTLGLAMAGGTSARVEAAD; this is encoded by the coding sequence ATGACCCCGCCGCAAGCTGACGTCGACGGGGGCGCCGGTGCGGCCGATGTCGCCGTCGAGCTCCGGGGAATCACCAAGCGGTTCCCCGGCACGCTCGCCAACGACGCCGTCGACCTGACCGTCCGCCGCGGTGAGATCCACGCGCTCATGGGCGAGAACGGCGCGGGCAAGTCGACGCTCATGTCGATCCTGTACGGCATGGAGCGCGCCGACGCCGGAACGGTCCGGATCGACGGGCAGGCCGTCAAGTACGGCTTCGCCAGCCCCTCCGACGCCATGGCCGCCGGGCTCGGCATGGTCCACCAGAGCTTCAAGCTGTTCGACTCGCTGACCGTCGCCGAGAACGTCGTGTACGCCGCCGAGCCGCGCCGCTTCGGCCTGGTGGACCGCGCGGCCGCCCGCCGCCGGGTGCGCGAACTCGCCGAGGAACACGGCCTGTCCGTCGATCCGGACGCCCGGGTCGGAGACCTGCCGGTCGGCCTGCGCCAGCGCGTGGAGATCCTCAAGCTGCTGCACCGGGGCGCCCGCACGCTCATCCTCGACGAGCCGACCGCCGTGCTCACGCCGGCCGAGGCGGACGCCCTGTTCGCGGTGCTCAAGTCGCTGGCCGCCGAGGGCCGTACGGTGATCCTGGTCACGCACAAGCTGCGTGAGGTGCTGGAGGGCAGCGACCACGTGACCGTCCTGCGGGACGGCCGGGTCGTGGCCCGGCTGATCACCGCCGAGACGTCCGCCGACGAGATCGCGGCCGCGATGACGGGCCGCGCGGTCGAGCTGGACCGCATCCATGCCCCGGGCACCCCGGGCGAGGTGGTGCTCGACACGACGGGTCTGTCCACCGACGCCGTGCACGACATCACGCTCTCGGTCCGCGCGGGCGAGATCGTCGGCATCGCCGGTGTCGCCGGCAACGGGCAGAGCGAGCTGGTCGAGGCGCTGGCCGGGCTGCGGCCGGTCACCGCCGGGCGAGTGAGGCTCAAAGACGACGACATCACCCACGCCTCGGCCACCGAACGCCGTCTCAAGGGCCTGGCGTACGTCCCCGAGGACCGCCACGCGGTCGGTACGGCCCCGGCGGCGTCCGTGGCCGACAACCTCGCGATGGGACACCACCGTACGTCCCTGTCGCACCGCGGCCTGCTGCCGCCGACGTCCGTCCGGGCGCACGCACGGCGGCTGATCGAGCGCTTCGGCATCAAGGCGTCCACGCCCGACGTGCCGGCCTCCGCCCTGTCCGGCGGCAACCTCCAGAAGCTGCTGATCGGCCGCGAACTCGCCCATGACGCCCCGCTGTTGCTCGTCGAGCAGCCGACGCGCGGCGTCGACATCGGCGCGATCCAGAACATCCACGACCAGCTGATCGCCTACCGCGACGCCGGTCACGCCGTCCTCCTCGTCTCGGCCGAGCTGAGCGAGATCCGGGGGCTCGCGGACCGGGTGCTGGTGATGTACGAGGGCCGGATCACGACGACGTACGACAAGACCGAGGCGGACGAACGGACGCTGGGGCTCGCGATGGCGGGCGGGACGAGCGCACGAGTGGAAGCCGCCGACTGA
- a CDS encoding nucleoside phosphorylase, which yields MPQDLLPVTRIPRTGLPARAVVVGDPARAAAVAALLDGAEEVSHHREYRVFSGSWKGVPVTVASHGVGGPGAILMFQELADAGVHTILRFGTAGAMRPGIGDGDLVVAEAAVRDDGVTQQLLPPEYPAVAAPEAVLALQRAAREAGAPHHRGIVWTRAAFQPGLLPLFSYEGAGLAAIEMELSALLVTASLRGLVAGGVLVVDGANADELVDEDATGGYNPHREVVAAGVERGAVVSLEALRLLAEEYAADRPEGSAA from the coding sequence CTGCCCCAGGACCTGCTGCCCGTCACCCGCATACCCCGCACCGGGCTCCCGGCGCGCGCGGTCGTCGTCGGCGACCCGGCGCGCGCGGCGGCCGTCGCCGCCCTGCTGGACGGTGCCGAGGAGGTGTCCCACCACCGTGAGTACCGCGTGTTCAGCGGGAGTTGGAAAGGCGTGCCGGTCACCGTCGCCTCGCACGGGGTGGGCGGGCCGGGCGCGATCCTGATGTTCCAGGAGCTCGCGGACGCGGGGGTCCACACCATCCTCCGGTTCGGTACGGCGGGTGCGATGCGGCCGGGTATCGGCGACGGCGACCTCGTCGTCGCGGAGGCGGCCGTACGGGACGACGGGGTCACCCAGCAGTTGCTGCCGCCGGAGTACCCGGCGGTGGCCGCGCCCGAGGCGGTGCTCGCGCTGCAGCGGGCCGCGCGGGAGGCCGGAGCCCCGCACCACCGGGGCATCGTGTGGACGCGGGCGGCGTTCCAGCCGGGGCTGCTGCCGCTGTTCTCGTACGAAGGTGCCGGGCTCGCGGCGATCGAGATGGAGCTGTCGGCACTGCTGGTGACGGCCTCGCTGCGGGGCCTGGTCGCCGGAGGCGTGCTGGTCGTCGACGGCGCCAACGCCGACGAACTCGTCGACGAGGACGCAACCGGCGGGTACAACCCGCACCGGGAGGTCGTCGCGGCCGGTGTGGAGCGGGGCGCGGTGGTGTCGCTGGAGGCGCTGCGGCTGCTGGCGGAGGAGTATGCCGCCGACCGCCCGGAGGGGAGCGCGGCGTGA
- a CDS encoding BMP family ABC transporter substrate-binding protein, whose product MPRRLRRSLQLAATTALVVTAATACNAAAKKDASDSASGGSGKSFILVTPDAVGQNEFLKLAVSGVKDAAKQHDGSQKVYESTDTASQQQNVQAAVDAKPDVIVLVGFEFADLVAQQAEKNPKQQFLIVDACTTKMFKNVSCAVFREHEGVFLAGAEAGLLSKSGKVGAVDVLDTPQFRRYSDPFAAGAKKVAAKTQTSTRFVGGQSPFDDSARAKEQANTLLAKGYDQIMAAAAAGNYGVFEAAKAKGAYAYGVDVNQCVSAPGTVVDNVIKRTDVAVDKGIEAVLAGKTGTTVSYGLKEGGISLTGLEDGVDSSKCVIAEHKDVLTQVEALRDQIVAGKLTVDDPAAS is encoded by the coding sequence ATGCCCCGCAGACTCCGCCGTTCCCTGCAACTCGCCGCCACCACCGCACTCGTGGTCACCGCGGCCACCGCCTGCAACGCCGCCGCGAAGAAGGACGCCTCCGACAGTGCGAGCGGCGGCAGCGGAAAGTCCTTCATCCTCGTCACCCCTGACGCCGTCGGGCAGAACGAGTTCCTGAAGCTCGCCGTCAGCGGCGTCAAGGACGCGGCGAAGCAGCACGACGGGTCGCAGAAGGTCTACGAGTCCACGGACACCGCCTCCCAGCAGCAGAACGTCCAGGCTGCCGTCGACGCCAAGCCGGACGTCATCGTGCTGGTCGGCTTCGAGTTCGCCGACCTCGTCGCCCAGCAGGCCGAGAAGAACCCGAAGCAGCAGTTCCTGATCGTCGACGCCTGCACGACGAAGATGTTCAAGAACGTCAGCTGCGCCGTCTTCCGCGAGCACGAGGGCGTCTTCCTCGCCGGCGCCGAGGCCGGTCTGCTCAGCAAGTCCGGCAAGGTCGGCGCGGTCGACGTCCTCGACACGCCCCAGTTCCGGCGCTACAGCGACCCGTTCGCGGCCGGCGCCAAGAAGGTCGCCGCCAAGACTCAGACGTCGACGCGCTTCGTCGGCGGGCAGTCCCCCTTCGACGACTCGGCCCGTGCCAAGGAGCAGGCGAACACCCTGCTCGCCAAGGGCTACGACCAGATCATGGCGGCTGCCGCGGCCGGCAACTACGGCGTCTTCGAGGCGGCGAAGGCCAAGGGCGCGTACGCGTACGGCGTCGACGTCAACCAGTGCGTCTCGGCGCCCGGCACCGTCGTCGACAACGTGATCAAGCGCACGGACGTCGCCGTGGACAAGGGCATCGAGGCGGTCCTCGCCGGCAAGACGGGCACGACCGTCTCGTACGGCCTGAAGGAGGGCGGCATCAGCCTGACGGGGCTCGAGGACGGCGTGGACTCCTCGAAGTGCGTGATCGCCGAGCACAAGGACGTCCTGACGCAGGTCGAGGCGCTGCGCGACCAGATCGTGGCCGGGAAGCTGACGGTCGATGACCCCGCCGCAAGCTGA
- a CDS encoding ABC transporter permease, with protein MNPARITGALRSPVTFSVLAGVLIGALFLVGTGADPITAYEAVLTGALGADGIGSTLTTTTSVLGMALALAIPLRARLINLGGDGQMVLGGITAAVTGLYSPLPAPLTVVLALLAGMAAGAAYATLAALCENHLGVPLLVSSLLLSYPAVSLASYLARYPLKEPGSSLPQTRAMPDGVELPSFGDSTVTVGLVLVAVAAAAYCFTDRRTAVGYEIRMTGLNARFSAYAGVERRGLTLKLMSVSGALAGLVGAIGVLSFPYRFVDGSLTAPGYTWTGLTAALLAMAAPIGTVISSFFFAVLQVGGLAMERTTEVPRELTQVLQAIVIVFLAARLRFPGRWFDRRKEAV; from the coding sequence ATGAATCCAGCACGCATCACCGGAGCCCTGCGCTCCCCCGTCACCTTCTCCGTGCTCGCGGGCGTCCTCATCGGCGCGCTCTTCCTCGTCGGCACCGGCGCGGACCCGATCACGGCCTACGAGGCGGTCCTGACCGGCGCGCTCGGCGCCGACGGCATCGGCTCCACCCTGACCACGACCACCAGCGTGCTCGGCATGGCGCTCGCGCTGGCGATCCCGCTGCGCGCCCGGCTCATCAACCTCGGCGGTGACGGGCAGATGGTGCTGGGTGGCATCACCGCGGCCGTCACCGGCCTGTACTCACCGCTGCCGGCCCCCCTGACCGTCGTCCTCGCCCTCCTCGCGGGCATGGCGGCCGGTGCGGCCTACGCGACCCTCGCCGCCCTGTGCGAGAACCACCTCGGCGTCCCGCTGCTGGTCAGCAGCCTGCTGCTCAGCTACCCCGCGGTGTCGTTGGCCTCCTACCTGGCCCGCTACCCGCTCAAGGAGCCCGGCTCCAGCCTCCCCCAGACCCGGGCGATGCCCGACGGGGTGGAGCTGCCCTCCTTCGGCGACTCGACCGTGACCGTCGGGCTGGTGCTCGTCGCCGTCGCGGCCGCCGCGTACTGTTTCACGGATCGGCGCACCGCCGTCGGGTACGAGATACGCATGACCGGCCTCAACGCGCGCTTCTCGGCCTACGCCGGTGTCGAACGCCGGGGCCTGACCCTGAAGTTGATGTCCGTCTCGGGCGCGCTCGCCGGACTGGTGGGCGCGATCGGGGTGTTGAGCTTCCCGTACCGCTTCGTCGACGGCTCGCTCACCGCGCCGGGCTACACCTGGACGGGGCTCACGGCCGCGCTGCTGGCGATGGCGGCCCCGATCGGCACGGTGATCTCCTCGTTCTTCTTCGCGGTCCTCCAGGTCGGCGGGCTCGCGATGGAGCGGACGACCGAGGTGCCGCGCGAGCTGACGCAGGTGCTCCAGGCGATCGTGATCGTGTTCCTGGCGGCCCGGTTGCGCTTCCCCGGCCGCTGGTTCGACCGCCGTAAGGAGGCGGTGTGA
- the mtnB gene encoding methylthioribulose 1-phosphate dehydratase has translation MTAEISQLDLEEAGAVLAAESARFASFGWMRGTSGNLSVVLTRDPLRLAVTASGHDKGELTPADVVLVDGQGAAVHGGKPSAEAELHARVAALTGAGAVVHVHTVASVAMGRREPGGIVFKDLEMLKGVGQPAHDVEVTLPVIANSQDMKILGDRLEAARDPRMPAVVVAGHGLYVWGDNPRQARHHTEVVEWLLELELAQR, from the coding sequence GTGACCGCCGAGATCAGCCAACTCGACCTTGAGGAGGCGGGCGCGGTCCTGGCCGCCGAGTCCGCCCGGTTCGCCTCCTTCGGCTGGATGCGGGGCACCTCCGGCAACCTGTCCGTGGTGCTGACCCGCGACCCGCTGCGGCTCGCGGTCACGGCCAGCGGTCACGACAAGGGCGAACTGACGCCCGCGGACGTGGTGCTGGTCGACGGGCAGGGCGCCGCGGTGCACGGCGGCAAGCCGTCCGCCGAGGCCGAGCTGCACGCGCGCGTGGCCGCGCTGACCGGCGCCGGGGCCGTGGTCCATGTCCACACGGTCGCCTCCGTGGCGATGGGCCGCCGCGAGCCCGGCGGCATCGTCTTCAAGGACCTGGAGATGCTCAAGGGCGTCGGCCAGCCCGCCCACGACGTCGAGGTGACCCTGCCGGTCATCGCCAACAGCCAGGACATGAAGATCCTCGGCGACCGCCTGGAGGCCGCGCGCGACCCCCGTATGCCCGCGGTGGTCGTGGCCGGACACGGGCTGTACGTGTGGGGCGACAACCCGCGCCAGGCCCGGCACCACACCGAAGTGGTGGAATGGCTGCTGGAGTTGGAACTCGCCCAGCGGTGA
- the mtnA gene encoding S-methyl-5-thioribose-1-phosphate isomerase gives MSEELRAVHWTGTSLALIDQTVLPHRTETMDVRDVETLVDAIRRLVVRGAPAIGAAGAYGVALALLQGEREGWSADEIRAAVARVREARPTAVNLMVCVDRVMTRFDEGLAAVLEEAAAVQREDVEANRAMGAYGADWLLERVGADRPLRILTHCNTGALATAGWGTALGVIRELHARGRLEVVYADETRPLLQGSRLTAWELVQEGIAHYVQADGAAAGTILRGEVDAAIVGADRIAANGDTANKVGTVGIALACADAGIPFLVAAPTTTVDLATKTGDDIHIELRGEDEVLEWGGVRTAPAGSRGHNPAFDVTPGRLVTGLVTERGVLEVSAGELPGERLR, from the coding sequence ATGTCCGAGGAATTGCGTGCCGTCCACTGGACCGGAACCAGCCTTGCGCTGATCGACCAGACCGTGCTCCCGCACCGCACCGAGACCATGGACGTCCGCGATGTGGAGACCCTGGTCGACGCGATCCGGCGCCTCGTCGTGCGCGGCGCGCCCGCGATCGGCGCCGCCGGAGCCTACGGCGTCGCGCTCGCGCTGCTCCAGGGTGAGCGCGAGGGCTGGTCGGCCGACGAGATACGCGCGGCCGTGGCCCGCGTCCGTGAGGCCCGGCCCACCGCGGTCAACCTCATGGTGTGCGTGGACCGGGTCATGACCCGCTTCGACGAGGGCCTCGCCGCGGTGCTGGAGGAGGCTGCCGCCGTACAGCGCGAGGACGTCGAGGCGAACCGTGCCATGGGTGCGTACGGCGCCGACTGGCTGCTCGAACGCGTCGGTGCGGACCGGCCGTTGCGCATCCTCACCCACTGCAACACCGGTGCGCTCGCCACGGCCGGCTGGGGCACGGCACTCGGCGTCATCCGCGAACTGCACGCGCGCGGGCGGCTGGAGGTCGTGTACGCCGACGAGACGCGCCCGCTGCTCCAGGGATCCCGCCTGACCGCCTGGGAGTTGGTCCAGGAGGGCATCGCGCACTACGTCCAGGCCGACGGCGCGGCGGCCGGCACCATCCTGCGCGGTGAGGTCGACGCGGCGATCGTCGGCGCCGACCGCATCGCCGCGAACGGCGACACCGCGAACAAGGTCGGCACCGTGGGTATCGCCCTGGCCTGCGCGGACGCCGGTATCCCGTTCCTGGTGGCGGCGCCCACGACGACCGTCGACCTGGCCACGAAGACCGGCGACGACATCCACATCGAACTCCGGGGCGAGGACGAGGTGCTGGAGTGGGGCGGCGTACGGACGGCTCCGGCCGGGTCGCGCGGCCACAACCCGGCGTTCGATGTCACGCCGGGGCGCCTGGTGACGGGATTGGTCACCGAGCGCGGGGTGCTGGAGGTGTCGGCGGGGGAGCTGCCGGGGGAGCGGCTGCGCTGA
- the mtnC gene encoding acireductone synthase: protein MTVRDPRLGSQAVDAVVLDIEGTTSATGFVVDVLYPYSRSRFAALLAERGGDPEVARAVAQVRELTGDPDADAAGIEKALNTWLDEDRKATPLKTLQGIIWSEGFARSDLVSHFYDDVVPRLRAWHAAGVRLYVYSSGSVAAQRAWFTNSPEGDLTSLVSGLYDTENAGPKQEPESYRRIAESTGIAPARLLFLSDRPGELDAARAAGWRTVGVRRPGEPYYEQGVGDHAQAGTFDEITITTSGSST, encoded by the coding sequence GTGACCGTGCGGGACCCCCGGTTGGGCTCGCAGGCCGTGGACGCCGTGGTGCTCGACATCGAGGGCACCACGAGCGCCACCGGGTTCGTCGTGGACGTGCTGTACCCCTACTCACGCTCGCGGTTCGCGGCGCTGCTCGCCGAGCGCGGCGGCGACCCGGAGGTGGCGCGGGCGGTCGCGCAGGTGCGGGAGCTGACGGGCGACCCGGACGCCGACGCCGCAGGGATCGAGAAGGCCCTCAACACCTGGCTGGACGAGGATCGCAAGGCCACCCCGCTGAAGACCCTCCAGGGCATCATCTGGTCCGAGGGCTTCGCCCGCAGTGACCTCGTGTCGCACTTCTACGACGACGTCGTCCCGCGGCTGCGCGCGTGGCACGCGGCGGGCGTACGGCTGTACGTCTACTCGTCGGGGTCGGTGGCGGCCCAGCGGGCATGGTTCACGAACAGCCCGGAGGGCGACCTGACGTCGCTCGTCTCCGGTCTGTACGACACCGAGAACGCGGGCCCCAAGCAGGAGCCGGAGTCGTACCGCCGTATCGCGGAGTCGACCGGCATCGCGCCGGCCCGTCTCCTCTTCCTCTCCGACCGCCCCGGCGAGCTGGACGCGGCCCGCGCGGCGGGCTGGCGGACGGTCGGCGTCCGACGGCCCGGGGAGCCGTACTACGAGCAGGGTGTCGGCGACCACGCGCAGGCGGGGACGTTCGACGAGATCACCATCACCACTTCCGGGAGCAGCACGTGA